The Coffea arabica cultivar ET-39 chromosome 6e, Coffea Arabica ET-39 HiFi, whole genome shotgun sequence genome contains the following window.
TGCTTGCATTCCACTTGCTGGAATTACCTTTAATCAtgtttcttcaaaagaaaatGGTGCAGCAcccacaaaaaggaaaaaaggcaaGATCCTTGTTCTCCAACACAACATCAGGAAGAAAAAGTGCAAAGACACAAAGATGGTACAACTAAGTGAAAGATCGCTTGCACAATTACATTATTTATCTCCCCATTTCCAGAACCATAGTATTAGGCTTCTATCCTGAAATTCACTTTTTCAAGTTTTCATATATCCCCAACAAGGATAAACAATAACTATGCAGCCAGTCTGAACTTCATAAAATCCCCAAAAAACTAAAATTCTATTCCAATACACATGGAAAACAATGTGCATGTTTAAAGCATATAATGACTTACCTAGTCTAAGCATACTTCAGGTGCATAGAAAGCTAATACAATATTAAGATAAGTACCAATAGGAAAAGTACAAATTAGAATACGTACTTGCCCAAAGAGAGAAATAGACCACGTAATGATTCAGCCAAACCAGCTATTCCACTAGATGAAACACAGGTTTTCAGCCTCTCAAATAGACTATGCATCTTAACAGCAGAAGCACGTAAAGCGCTGTACTCAGAGGCCCTTCGATCAGCTGCACAACGATGGGTTTGTGCTTCCTCCCTTGCTTGATGCAGACAATTCTCCAGATGAGCACAATTCATCTGCAAAAGCACATGTATTATATAATGGCAACATTATTTTAGCAAGAATTATTAAAAAGATGAGGAAAATACCAAGAGTTGTAGGCACATACTTCCATGAGCAATTTATTTCTATTCCACTTCATTGAacttttttctttccattctcttttgaggattttttttttcccttttgtgtTGGTGTCTTTTTGGGGGTAGATAAGACTAAGCCAACTGTAAAGTATTGCTACACCCAAAATATTCCTTGAAGGGAAGCCCGTAAATTATTACTTACTTGTACCCAAGATAAGTAACCTAAAGTTCcaattcaatcaatttcaaaattctgtATGAAGCAAAAAGCTTCTCAAACTTCCAAGCTTGGATATAGAAAACCATGTCAAGACTCATCACCTCGAAATCATTTTTGCCAGACAGGTATGCTTCCAACCATCTTATACTTTGTGAACTGACATTGATCAAACATTTCTGTTTCCTTCTAGTTTCATTAAACAAGTCTTTTGATTGCCCTCATTCCTTTACGTTTTCCTTGCCTAGGTTAGCATGGCACAGGAAGAAAGGTCCATCTCCACTACAGTAACATGTATTCCAAGTTTGGAGAAAAAAGTGTTGGTCCTAAAAAACTTACCAGACAGCAGGTAAgttgagaaagagaaaaaaagattaTTGGGAGAGCTGAACCTTCTACAAATGCCATGAAACATTCTAAAATACATTTGAATGAAAAATCAAaacacaagcaagaaaagacAACAATCAGGGACATGATTCAGCATATTTCGTGGAGTCACCGTATTGACTCTGAAATTTCAAGGCAATCTACTTTACAAACATAATACCTGAGATTCATCAAGGAGCTTCCGACTAATCTCCAACTCCCTTCCAAGTTTTGCCACTTCCTCTATCAGAGCTTTGAGCTTGTTTTCAGCTTCACCAAGTTGAATGGCCTTTTCTTCAAGTGCCCCCTGCAACTCCTGTACAAGATCAGCACCTTTTTTGCATTCCAAACCCTGTTCAGTAGCTATATCAGGAGGCAAGGCATTTGAAGGCTGAGACATGCTCACAGCCATGCTAGTTGCAAGTGATAATCCTGCATATGAATCATTTCCTTCTTTGTCACAAAGATGCCCTTCATCACGGTGCGGATCTATCATTGATGAGTCCAACTGAGGGTTCAGCATACCAGATGAATCCGTCATATTATCATCCAATCCTTCTTGTGCTTTACCTTGTTTAAAGAGCAGCCCTGTTTTATTAGTTGAACTAGATGCACAGGAAAACTCATCCATGGTTTCAGCCGGTGCATGTTCCACATGAGTTTCTCCAACACCTGTTATCTCTGATTTGTTATCATCAGTCCTCACAGCCGATTGAGTAATTTTGGATGTATCCTCATCAGCTGGAAGCTCACGTGCTTGAAGATACTGATCAGATAGCCTTTGCTCTAGTTCTTTAATCCTTTTCTCATAGGATTCACACTGGATTTGCTTGGTTTTTAGCATAGTCTGTAGGTGTTTCTCATACTGATCTTTCAAATTTAAAGCTTCAGTTGTCTTCTCAGCAGCACTTTTCAGTAAACTATCTAGTTTACTGTCATCCAGCGACTCATAATCAAATTCAGGGCTCATTGAACAAATCATAGCTATTTTAGAAGCGAGTTCAGCTTTTAGTTTTGCATTTTCAACTTCCATCTTGCTGGTTCCGGCAATCTCTGCCAACTCTGAACCTTCAAGTAAatccatagaatcaaatttctcagGGGAGTCCACGACACTTTCTTCAATCTCAGCTGTGTGTGAACTATCATTTGACATGGAAAATGAACCTCTGGAAGTCCCCTGTTTCTCAGTCTTAGAAAGTGATCCAACTAAATGTTCTGGAGCATAGCGGTCAACATCTGAAATGTCAATGTCAAGCAAATTCGTGTCAAAAGGAGTTATATTGACATCACACTGGTTAGGTGTATCATACAATCCCATTGATGTCAGTATATCCCTTGGTATATACAAACTATGTACTCTAAGAAATTCTTCTCGTCTCCTTACTTCAGCCTCTCTCTTGGTTGCAAGCCTTTCAGCCAATTGTCCAGCCATGCCCATGTAAAGCTTCATTGTAGCCTTTCTTCTCACCACCTCAGCAAGGCATGCCCTGTATGCAGGACCAATTCCATGCACCACCCTTAAGTGCTCAAATTGGTCACTTTGGCGCTTCAAAAGCTCCTGGAAGACAGAAAACTCGAAGCGCACACCTTTGATTGTGTATTGTATATATGCTATCTGTTGCATGTACTTGTGCACAAAgacattcatttcattctttttatcCTGACAAAAATTAAGCAATTTGGATATTGCACGCTCACAATCCTGCATCTTAGGAAGACAACTCTTCTCATGGCTATCATACATAGGACCTAAGGCTGAAACTGCATCATGGGGACGAAGTGAAGAGGACAGCTTGCTGCTAAGAGAGTCATCAACAAGCTTCTTTACAGTGTTCACGTCTTTCCTGCACAAACATGATAATTAATTTAGAGGAGACATATAAACAAATCATGTACCAGAAAAGGGAAGGTACAGGCATTAGACCACTCAACATAAAAAACCAATCTAAAGAACCACAGAAAATAATACGACATAAGAAAAAAATTATCCAGGACAAGTGTAACATCAATTCCAGCCTGGTCAACATTGGAATAAAAGACACCCAAGTCAATCTCCAAATGCATGTGCCAATATGTACGTCAAAATAGAGCATGCTTATATACAACAATCAACAGGCCTTGGCACATTGAAAGagacaaataataataataataataataatttttccttTGTCTAGAGTTGGATAAGAAAAATTAATGATGTGGCTTAAGCCAAAAAATAGTACTGCCTACCAAAGTATTTAGCAAATATAAAAGAAGAGCAACAACAACTTCAGCTTTGTTCTTTCTTTCAATTAAAGACCAAAGCTTACACTGTTGAAACTGCCAAAATACCATTCttaacattttaaaatttttcaaatttgtgtTGTCTTGGTTTTCTTAAATTCTGGTTACAGTAGACTAAGAAAAACTGAAACACCAAAAAGAGGTTTTTTAAGCACTTTTAAATAATCCCCACTTCAGGAGCTTGTGTTAAGGAGCACCATTGAGGAGGGCCACCAACCCCAACTTTCTCTTTCTCAGTGTCCAAGGATTTAATCAAGAAAATTACCACTGAAAAGAGACAAACATATCCCATCCATAGAAAAAAGATATTCCCATGCAACTAATTCCAAAGACATTCCCGAGAATCTAAATAAAACCTCTGTCTAATTGACTTCTTCAAGAGAGAACTATTACAGAAACTGATGTCCTTGTCCACATCAATGTTCACCTAATAACACACTGAACTTGTGACATGAGGCTCCTGCTGAAAAGATAGCACAGAACTATAACCTTTGTTTTATATAAACCTCCCTACCTTCAGATTCTAATTCATTAAAGTACCAACAGAACGCTAACTCCTTTTTCCAATTATTGACAAAGCATGTATAAATATCTTCAATTTAAATACCTGATCTTCCAAATTCTTTTACTGGCTAGATTACATAAGCATTGTCGAGATGTTTGACCTTCTAATGTCTTTTACTGAAAATTATGTTTGCCATGCTATTTAATTACAACAGTTACACATTTCTCTGAAGCTACAACACCTAACAAAAAAgttatttatcaaaaaagttATTTATATGAGAAAAACCAGCTTAATCAAGTCATTCACGGCCACAGGGCCTCAGATGTTCAAAACTGCACCATAGGCAAGTTTACATTACCTAAAAGCGGTGAAAGAATAGGACAGGAAAGTGATGTTTTAGAAATTCCAAGGGAACTGCTGTTTAAGAGGAAAAAACAATGCAAAAGATTAATATGCCAAAATCAGAACTAAACATGCATAAAATTTTCATGCGACCGTACTCATAAGTttaaaatcaaacaaaagtaaGGTCAAAGACATCAATAGTCATggtgaaattttaagaaatttcTAGAGAACTGCTGTTTCAGCAGGGAAAATCAACGTAAGGCATTCATGTGCCAAAATCAGAACCAGATATAATAAGTTTTCATGCAAACATCCTCACATATAAGTTTAAATCCATCAAAATAAAGTCAAACACATTACCAGTCATCGTGACATTTCACTATAATAACCAAAAGTCAATGTCAAATTCATGGAATCAGTAAGACAGTGTATTATGCAACACATTTACAAATTATAGACCAGTACTAAATTGGGGAACAAAACACATAGAAATCCAACAAATTCACTGAGAGAGAACGGGACAGTGAGAGTACCTTAAGGTCTGCATTATGCTTTTTTGCTCATTAATATACCGCTGGTGCTCTTTTAGAGTGGTTTCGATTTCTCCCACATGGAAAGAAGCTTTACTGGAAAACAAATGTTCAGCATTGCGCTTTAGCTGTCCAAACTCCTGCTTAAAGTCTAAAACTTTATTCTCAAATTGCTTGTGGGAATTGCTACAGTCCTCCACAGCCTTTTGCAAGTTCTCTTCCTTCACAAAATCCAGTAAGCACCTGCGGCTAGCACTTTGTAATGCAGGCAAAATCTTGCAAGCTTTCAATTTCTCTATATCTCTTCCAAAATTTGCCAGAAGATTAGCATGCCTTCTATGCTGCTGCGAATAAAACTTCTCAAAATCCCTATAGTTTTGGAGAATCATCCTATAAAAATGATCCAAATTATGACCAGCAATCTCCAATGCTCTCTCTTGAACCTTTTGCTCTCTGAAAAGCCGCTCACAGATATCCAATTTTGCTCGCGTACGGGAATAAATAGCATCTCCAAACTGAAAATGATATCTGAATTGCCTCTCATACGATGGCAAGGCCTTCAGAGCAGGGTCAGGAGCGTCATCCAAGGGGTGACGGTTATGGGAGGAGGACGGCACTTGGGGATCAGGAATATCAATTATATCAACTTGCTCATCTGCAGGAGGCTCTGAATTGCTCCTCATTCTTGCTCTATTAAACAAGAATACTCCCCGATCACCAGACGGAAGTCTATAGGTAGAAAGGGGCCGCTGAGATTCCAACTTCATGTCTAAGCATAAAAGAAGCTGATCATTAAACTGAATCCCTGTAACTGATTCTAGGAATCTCTGGACAGCCTCAACGAGAGTATATTCATCGCACTCGAGCTCGAACGAGTGCCCATTCTCAGCAATATGAACCAAAAGCTTGCCCGTCTGAACAACACCTTCTGTGACATTTGAACTCATTGTAAAACTGCCCCTCCACCGCAACAATCAGAATCAGCTAAGAAATAAGAACAACCACAGCAACAACGCGAATTGAATAGTTCAGCTAAGGTCAGGGCTAAAACACTAGTTACAGCTTCTCCAACTGACTAGCCCCAGACAGATGAACAGTTCCCCCAATTTTAGACCTTTAAAGCTTATGTTATCAAAAGCTCTCCAGCAATTATGTACAATCCAccataaaatcaacaaaaacagcTCAAATCCCACCAAATCCTCCAATTAGTTTACAAGAGGAAATAGCAATTTCTATAGttaattttccagaaaaattttccagaaaatcCTGATTAGAAACAATCAACCACCTGTGATGTCAGCAAAATGAGCAAAATCCCAGCAAACCCACCAAAGATTGTACCAattaaacctcaaatattattCAACCACTTCCAAAAACCCCGTGTAAAACCCAAATTTTTAGCAATTGAAACCGCAATTTCTTAGAAAAGCCCCAACTTTTACTAACCGACGAAAGTTCACTTCTTTTTTCCGAAAcccacaaatccaaatcaatcaATTCCTGCAAAATCAAGCAATAAAAAAGTCAATCTTTAACCCCAGAAAAACAGAACCCACACCCAAAATTCGAAGCCAAGGCTAAAAACGTACGAATTCAGTAACAAAGAAGCAAACTTTTCTCGACCCAAGAAAGGAAAGAACGAAAAGCCCAATTACGTGAAGAAAGAGAATGTTACTTAGGATTTGCATAGAAAGAGTTTTAACACGAAAAGCTATCTCCTTTTCCTAGTAAGCTCTGTAGATGGGCTTGCTTGTGTTTCCTTGATGGAACaataatatttgataaaaaaaaaataattaaaaaaaaagatttcttttctctttttcttttataattaATACACTAGTATCGGGAAGAGAGAACCTTCTGACGGAAGTAACGACCAACCAACCAACCAGCCAATTAACCAACAGGTAACAGAGCTACCAGCAGAAGCAGCGGAAGATGTTGCTTGGTAGTATCTTGGTATTAATTAAGTGcgtgttgtgtgtgtgtgtgtgtgtgtgtgtgttttgttTCTTCTCCTTCCCTAGTATCCTTCTCACATCAGAATTATAAGGGCCGGGGGTGGACTTGGGTAGGATTGGGGGCAGTAGTCTAGGAAGAATAGGAAAAGGATTTCAGATGGCAATCCAATGTTGGAAATGTCATGTACCCTCTTACTCTTCTTCTACAATCATTGCAATATATTTTATAAGAGTAATAAGGAGTTTAGTAGCACTAACGATGATGTGTGTGTGTAAATGTATGCACGTTTCCTGATCAtcaactctttttccttttccttttctttcatggaagaagaagaagaaggtaaATTATTTGCTCCAGCCTCCaagcataattttttttttaaaattttggtaaAAAGTATAATGCTTTATACTCTAAGGTAATTTCTATTTGCCCCATGAAGTTGTGCAATGTTTGATTTCATCCCCCATAAATTCAGTTTTGTTCCCTTTTACCTGCATCAACTTTTCGCGTATGTTTTAGGCGGACTTGTCATCTAGTACTAATTTGTAAGTCATagtccttcctttttttttttttggttggatgTACTTAAGTTTGAGGTTAAGTGATActaagaaggaaaaagggcaAGGATAGATGGTTAATAATTCTATTCAGGACTTTAGTTgagtcaaaaatttcaaaacgtGTTTTCTAACGGTCATCTTAGCGCATAATTTATTTAGGAATGTGCTATAATAATTTTGTACTAAAAACTCTTCTAAGAAAGACAACGGGGATGGAGTCTTACTTTTCTCTTTGTACTTTTGATTTGGGTAAGATTCATTTATGCTCTTTTGAAGagttttcaataaaaaaaaaagagttattataacacatttttgaataaattagaGGACAAAAAGATAGTTAGATGCtttaaaatttctaatttgAATAAACTATTATGCTCTTTTAAAGATTATTGTACGTTTCTCATCTCTTAAGCTAAATACTTTTGCTTTTTGCGGCTTCTAATCTTTTTAACCATGCTTTAATGTACTTATGTTTTGAATAAGAAAAACACAACATCCCATTAAAATATTgagaaagaaagtaaaaaagCAATTACATGAAAATGGAATGTGTAATACAGATGTGCTTTATAGTAAATAATCAAGGCAATTATTATGACCTTTGGATAATAAAGTAGTATGCTTTTATTTCCTAGTATTTAGTTTTCTGTTTAATAAGTTCAATAAGATGTTTCACTTGTAACTCATAAGTCACCGGTTTCAATTATCAAGAGGGTATTAAGTATTTATCTTTTACctattcatttaatttttatggTATGCCAGCATCAAGTGTCCTCTTCATTGTCAGGGCTTTTCAAGCTTAGTTACATCAAAATGCAACTCTAATTAAATCACTTTCTTTATAGCCTCTATTGATTAAACTTCAACCTCTATCTTTATGAGCTCGTTGTCACATTGATAGGGTAATAAGAAATTATGATTACACTCTGTTTTTCCCGAACAAATAAAACGTTTGGTTGTGTCCGCacagtttttcaattttatattgAACTCTGGATGGATAGAGCTAGCCAGAATTTTTCACTTGTTGAAAAAATATACATTTACAAACAGATCCTTGGAAATGTACAAAATTCTTGTTTCACCTCCACAATAATCTTGAAACTAGATTTATTTCTTAAAGGTTTATACTTGTATACATTTGACCCCCCAATACTAGAGTTAAAGTTTCAGTATGAGCCATTTTTTCCTAGAGCCATTCATATCGTTGTTAACATCAGCACATCACTATTTGTAAatagattaatcttttctacactaataatgtatatattatcagtgttaaataaataacaattatataaaatttgaatttgaaattcaacttttgcacatatGTTGTGAATCAAATGGtaataatgtatacactatcaataTATATAGAATTTACTCTTTGTAAATTCTCATTTATACAATTGTACATACAATTTAACTTGTTCTAATTCCCAAggaaagaaggggaaaaaagcaGAAAGAGAAAGGGCATCATATCCAGGCAATATGAGCAGTGGTAATTACATATACTTAATTTCTTGCCcttataattttctcatttttcttatctttctaaatTTAAATCTGAATATCAAATTAATCCCAACTTCAACCCACTGATCGAACATTCGGAACTATATTTTCCAGGCCTCCAATTTCCTTCAAGAAAAAAGGATTGGTTGTAACAACATTATTTGCCGATTTGCGGTACCCTGAAATTAATCCTTTTAGAATTAGGATTAATTCTGATACCTACAAAATTCTTTCATTATTAGAATTAGAATTGGTCCTTTTACTATCAGAGTTAGAAGTTGATATCCTAAGATCAATGAAGTTTAATAATGACCAGTAgccataaataaaataaaccactGCATGCTTCTTGGCAAAATTTGTCATCCATCGAGATCGAGTAACCCCTTTTGTCACTAGTTGTTAATTACATTTTAGCATCAACATCTTTAGCTGtcggttttttttttgaaattattttttccCAACAGGGATGGGGTGGAATTTAAAAgcggaaaagagaaaagatgaTTAGA
Protein-coding sequences here:
- the LOC113696016 gene encoding autophagy-related protein 11; its protein translation is MSSNVTEGVVQTGKLLVHIAENGHSFELECDEYTLVEAVQRFLESVTGIQFNDQLLLCLDMKLESQRPLSTYRLPSGDRGVFLFNRARMRSNSEPPADEQVDIIDIPDPQVPSSSHNRHPLDDAPDPALKALPSYERQFRYHFQFGDAIYSRTRAKLDICERLFREQKVQERALEIAGHNLDHFYRMILQNYRDFEKFYSQQHRRHANLLANFGRDIEKLKACKILPALQSASRRCLLDFVKEENLQKAVEDCSNSHKQFENKVLDFKQEFGQLKRNAEHLFSSKASFHVGEIETTLKEHQRYINEQKSIMQTLRKDVNTVKKLVDDSLSSKLSSSLRPHDAVSALGPMYDSHEKSCLPKMQDCERAISKLLNFCQDKKNEMNVFVHKYMQQIAYIQYTIKGVRFEFSVFQELLKRQSDQFEHLRVVHGIGPAYRACLAEVVRRKATMKLYMGMAGQLAERLATKREAEVRRREEFLRVHSLYIPRDILTSMGLYDTPNQCDVNITPFDTNLLDIDISDVDRYAPEHLVGSLSKTEKQGTSRGSFSMSNDSSHTAEIEESVVDSPEKFDSMDLLEGSELAEIAGTSKMEVENAKLKAELASKIAMICSMSPEFDYESLDDSKLDSLLKSAAEKTTEALNLKDQYEKHLQTMLKTKQIQCESYEKRIKELEQRLSDQYLQARELPADEDTSKITQSAVRTDDNKSEITGVGETHVEHAPAETMDEFSCASSSTNKTGLLFKQGKAQEGLDDNMTDSSGMLNPQLDSSMIDPHRDEGHLCDKEGNDSYAGLSLATSMAVSMSQPSNALPPDIATEQGLECKKGADLVQELQGALEEKAIQLGEAENKLKALIEEVAKLGRELEISRKLLDESQMNCAHLENCLHQAREEAQTHRCAADRRASEYSALRASAVKMHSLFERLKTCVSSSGIAGLAESLRGLFLSLGNSISENEDDGTVDFRECIRVLADKVGVLSRQRLDLLDRYSKAEANTEQLTKELDEKKELVKTLYVKHQMEKQANKEKISFGRLEVHEIAAFVLNSARHYEAINRNSSHYYLSAESVALFADHLPNRPTYIVGQIVHIERQSVRSPLPTGDQNRDRLDVLTSDAGSNLLTLNAGSTLNPYGLPVGCEYFVVTVAMLPDTTIHSPSPS